A region of the Sardina pilchardus chromosome 3, fSarPil1.1, whole genome shotgun sequence genome:
GTGCGTATATCTGCGTGTCAGTGACACATGACATAATCCCCATGTGTTGTGCTGGAGAGAAACCTTTGCCTGACTTCTGCATCAGCCAAAAACAACCGCAAGAGTGCTCTGTGTTAGTATTTTATGATCTGTGGCGGACAATGCGGACCAGAGGTTAACCTCGACTGGGTTTCCCCTGCCCAAGGGGACACGGAGAGGGACGTGCTGCATCAGATCCATCCCCATCTGCTTTATTTATGCACTCTGTCACCCAATTGTTAGTTATTACAAGACCACTGCAAAGCCCACACAACCCACAAGCTTGGCTGTGGCCACAGTATAATGCCTGATGAATAGACATGTCCCTGTGCAAGAGAAACACGTCCAAGGAAAGATCCatagagaggaaggagaagggaAGGTAAGTCCCCTGGGTAATTAAAGTTATTTCAAATTGATCAGAAGGACTGGAATCGAAGGCAATTTTGCTGCTCGTTGCTTTCAAACAAAAACCGCTGGCATTGGGGTTCAACAAGTAAGTGTTTATCAAAAAGTAACAAAAGGAACAACTTAAAGGGTGAAAGTGTGTTAAAAGATCCATTGTCTCTGGTGAAAAGCTTGTCAAATGGTCTCTGAGAGGCCGAGCTCCAGTTCCAGAACTAGGATCATGTAACTGTCTCTGGCCTCAGGACAGGACTACTAAAGTGAGGCTCAGCACAAGCGCTCTCCAGCACTTTCAGGCGTGGCTTTGTCCTCACCTGTCTGCTGATGGAATAGAGACGCACAGCGACAGACTATATAATACCTGAATCAAAGACAGATGACAGGGATCCCTCAGTGAAtagctgaggctgaggctgaggacaGTGGATGGCTCAAAGTTGAAACCTACTTTATCACAGGAGCAGGTAGGATGACGACTCATACAATTATTCTCTGTGCCAATGTTAAAACATTCAGGAGGAGTTTCGTGTTGAATAGGGAACTTTTAAGTGtgcatttttttgggggggaaatgGTATCAGTATACCTACACATGATGCAGTACACGCTATGCATTGGAACAGCACTGATGTCTAATGCAATAGGACTAGGATGACTGGGGTCCAATTTATACCTGCATTGTTctgtaaaataaactatttagGAGGCTATAGACAGCACATGATGATGAGGGAGCTGATGGCAGTTTGAAGGTGAGGTGCTACAGAGCAGGGAAGTTACTACAAGTCAAATAATGTAGTCTGTTGATATAACTTGTATTGCATTGGACAGTGGAtgtatattataatattataatagTGTGTTAAAGTTCGACAGGAGAAAATTACATTTTGGTATTGTCAGGCGAGTTTATGTCATGGGTTAGGCCTACTCTTTCACAGTGGCTACTTGGGTGGTAAATCTGGCAGGAAATCTAACTTTTGCACTCCTCTgtcttgtaggctactctctcGCTCGAGACAGACGCCCCTTtctttaaatatattgttttgcTATTGTTTGAACATTCAAATCAATGCGTGCACGTCGCGCACGTAGGGACCCATTGGTTTGGAGAGGGTTAACTGGTTCGCCGAGGTCATTTTCTATCACCAACTGTGGGAAAGAGCTTGGCTCTTTGACTTTGTTCGCTCTTCTGTCGTCAGAGGGACCAAATTTCACAACACTCGCTTTGAACTCACGTTAGCCAACAGAATGAATCATTACAACAGCATTTGCACAACACATGCGCAATAAGGATTGTATATCCCATTAAGATATTCCACCTGTAGATGGCCTACAATAATTGCATTTTATTGGTTTCCATTTCCCCATTTCATTCGGAAAGTTAGATTTTAAACATTGACCTCCGCCCCTTTCCTAAACAAAATCGATAACTGTCTGTAACATGAAGTGTAGCTTATGCTGCAAGTATGCGTGGCTGTGTGATGATCAGAGACACGAGTCGCTCTGTCGCtcaagcgctctctctccctctcgctctctctcgcgcgctctctctctcccttcgtcTGTGTCTGTAGATCGCTGACACTGTCACTCTGTGATGTTTGTAACTAGAGCACCACTACAAATTGGATTCGACTGATAAAGTTTGTCATTTATTTGTCATTCACTTGGAAGGTGGAATCATTCTCGgatgaataaaacaaacaaacaagtgttAAACTGTTTTTAAGCAGACAAGAAATTGCAGCAGTGACGGACTTGAGGTTAGAGATGAAGGCGGCGAAGACGGTTGATTAGTAATGGATTTAGGGACTGAATCCGTCCGCTTCATGCTGATAGAAGTGTATTGCACAACCCTAATACCGGAATAACGGAAATACCGAAAATTGGAGTCATTTCAAGCCATAAGGTAAGACAAATCTATTGAACACGAAGACGGGGTTTAGACCGTTCACTGATAAATCTGCAGTTCATTCCCTTGATGTTGAAATAAGAGGTTAAATATTTAAACAACACACTcaaataaatggttaatttttAAGTCCTAAGTTTCTGCTCACGAATCTTCCTGATAATTCATTTGTTCTCGAGTATTTCgctttgaacaaaaaaaaacgaattAAATAACGTGTTGAATCTATTTTTTTATAGTCTAAAAAATGTGGTCTACAGCAAATCATTGCCTTTCATTTCTCAAATGTTAATTGTATTAAACATAATGTTGTGGTTAGGGAAAGTCTGTTTACGACTGTTCTGGAAGAGTGGAAGTTTTTCAGGTGAAGCCACGATAAACAAGTCTTATGGGAGAGAATTCCCCTTTGACTCAAAGCAATTACATCCATTCTTATAAACGGCTGTTGTACACTACAAACAATCCCCAACGGATGTAGGTGTATTTGCCCAACACGTCGCTTTCTGGTGTAGTCTATTTGCGCTCTGCGCTTATCGCAAGCTCCAGCCACACGCACCAGCTTGTCCGGAGGCTTGCACCTGACAACGGACACGCAGAGAGACTGCCTGCAGGATCCTGATATCAGGTCGGGCTGATGTCCTGCTGATTGATAGTGGGATGAGgatgatgtaaaaaaaaatgttacattACAGAAACAGACGGAACTTAATGCCGAACACAAAAAGTTGACAACGGTCGCTGATGTTCAACGCGCCCTCATTTGTCACGAGAATGCTCTGGGCAAAGCTCACTAATGGCCCCTGTGACCGGTGACGCTGGGAACCAGTGCAGGCCTTTACTCCTAATCAATATGGGCTGCATATTGTTCAATGCACCATATGAATACCCCTCCGATGACATTTACTGTGGGCGCTCTGAGCCTCCTGCGTTTATGAATATAGAATGAATTACGCGTTTGGTTTTGGGAATTAGATTATGAAACCTGTTGCTTTCATATTTATGCCTGCGTCACCGCCCCAAATACCACGCGTCGTGCGCCTCCTCTGTTTCAATTACTTAAGTTGAACTGATTGATTGGAAACACGCCCTCTCATAAATTAAAGTTAGACTATTAAGGCCCAAGGGAGGAGAAGACAATACcacccccctcctttctctttctctcattctctctctatcaccttCTCTGTTTAATATGTTTGTCTCATCTCCTCCATGGGTGACTTAATTAGGCCTACTGACCATAGCTTCATGCAAAGTGTTCACTAGTGTTCTATGCTGTATTAGCAATTATGTACAGTCTTCTTTtccctctcattcactcactcactcactcactcacccactcatgcATAGATTCCTCCACTAAGATACACAGAGCAGAGATTGCAACAGAACTCCCACTGTTCCATAGGGTCAAGAGTACATATACCGAATATGTGTGTCATTTGCCACATATTTGTCATTTAACCCTTCAGTTCCTGCAGTTCTTCACTCCTGCCAAATCCTGCTCCTCCATATAGCAGGCTATCCCTGCATTTGATCTGATTCAGATTCCTCATCTGCCAAATCCTGCTCCTCCATATAGCAGGCTATCCCTGCATTTTATCTGATTTGGATTCCTCATCTGGCAAATGCGGCTGCACTCAATCTCATTCAGATTCCTCACAGGCCAAATCCTGCTTCTAAATACCAacagttcagatgcaaaagcctctaaacggCACATTTGTCAACAAATAAATATGAGACTCTCCACACATATTGTGCATCAATTAAATAATTTCACTACAAAACCTGCTAgataccactctcttcctgatCTGAAATAACAGTTAGTTGGCAAAGACCAACacaaatgctcatttaaaagacaaGTGGTGAGAGAGCGTAGAGGGGTTTGCATCTCAACTCTTCACATTGAATCCCCTCACTGGACCTGATCAGAGTTCTCACCTGCCTCATTCAGCTGGGCTGCTCAGTTCCTTTCCACTCCCATctgagtgcaacacacacacacacacacacacacacacacacacacaattctggcCAATTGTGGAACgagcacgaacacacacacacacacacaattctggcCAATTGTGGAAcaagcacgaacacacacacacacacacacacacacatacacatacccccAGATCTTATGAGTCTAATCAGCAGCTCTTCTCtacctcatccccctctctctccctctccctctccctcactccctacctccctcactctctccatcatccccctctccctccctccctatctctctcatccccctctccctccctccctcatccctctctccctccctcctccagggTTCACTTTGCTTCTATTCTCTCCTCAGACTTTTCAGTCTCATTCATCCAGCAGCCAGCCAAGCAGACGGCAGCTGGCAGGCCCAGCCCTGCTCCctcttctcgtgtgtgtgtgtgtgtgtgtgtgtgtgtgtgtgtgtgtgtgtgtgtgtgagtgtgtcgttCACCACCCTCAGAGCTGATTCATGTGCTgtctcacactcatactcacagtGTCGGGCAGatccccccttcacacacacacacgcacacacactcacaaacacagagagagatacagagagaaacacacacacgcacacacacacacacacacacacacacacacacacacacacacacacacacacacacacacacacacacacacacacacacacacacacacacacattttctcagcCCTACCAATACACCTTTCATGTTTGTGTCAGTGCCAGCGTCTAGGGTGACCACTTCTTTGTGTTCCACAGCACAGCATTTTGGCCCTCAGTCACATATCCCATTTGTTGAGAAAATGGTGCAGGCCCACAATATTTTCATTGGTCTTTTGGTTTCAAAAATACGAACCTGGATACAGTTTTTTGACCAGCCTGACCGAATGTTTTTATACCACAATGTCAAAAGCAGCGGTCTAGATCATATAAATGCTTCTTCAACAGCCCAGCATTGACCGAGGAGAAAGCTGTACATTTGCCTGCCAtgtcacaacaaacaaaacaaatctacACAGGCTTTCATGACCAGATGGTAGAATACAAAAAAATCTGTCATATTCAGTTATTATATATACTATTGTATAGTTTATATTATATAACGTTTGAAGGGTGTGTCAGTATTTGTAACATGTCCCATAATGTCCTTAGTTAGTTCTTCTCATCTCACATTTGGGGCCCTTACACTCGGTGGACAACGCTGTCTTATCTTACACTCAATAAAGGGACAACTTTTTAGCCATGTGCTCcacttgtacagtatataacctTGCACCCAGGGGTGTGGCAATTAGCAACATAAGGTGAGGTAAAAACCGCTATCTTACACCCTCCAAAAATCATAGtaccactgaccaagaaaaacctggtctatAGCAAAAGGCACATATAAGCTGAAGAAACACTGACACTGAGATGTAAGCAGCCCATAACAACTAGTCCCAAAACAACTCCTCTACTGGATAAATATCATCGACGTCAGTGTTCAGAACGCGTACCATCATCTCTTGAACACGAAGAAATCCATGGAAATGGCAGTATTTTCCATTAAAAACTGCAAATTGAAAAAGTAAATACTGTAATCAGTAATAGCCTACCATTTCAAACATAAGCTAACCGTGAGTGCTGTTGAAAGCAAAGACCCGCACTCTGCTCTAAGATCTTTGGTTAAACATGACTTTTTCCCTTAGCAACGGTTGTCACTTGAAAACAATGTTTACCAATGTTTAACATAGACAGCTTACAAAACTACGTTAGTAGCAAGAACTCGCTAGAATGGTGTGTGTCTTGGTTTTCATGGTTTGACAGTAGGAAGCACTGGTGATGAATGATGAAGGCCATTCGTACTCTTGTTGTGACATACCATTCCTGCTCTTATAGTGACATATGCATTTATACTCTTGATGCCTTTTCAATAGGGAATGCTGATGATGAGCTAGACCCGAAACGTTTGTTTCccattttttctgtctttggctCAATATATATTTCGGTTTATGTTTTCAATACAAGTTCTTCATAATTCAGCTTTTGTGTGcgacttcttttctttctctgaattcactattttttggagTTACGCACCAAgcgacacacaaagaaagacaaaggcGCGGACGCCACTTTTACTAACTTTACTCTTGTTGCCAGGCATGACGCCGCTCAGGACTCTGTTCAGGAAGTGACCTCAGTGTGACATCATGGAGGACGGTTGGCTGCTCCTGTCCCCCCCGCCCAACCTCAGCGATCCGGTCCTGTACGACAGCGGCTTCCTGCCGATGTCCAACGAGTCGCAGccgcacaacaacaacgacacgGACATGGACGCGGACTTCCAGCGCACCACGGTGGTCATCACCATCCTGTACTTCGTGGTGTGCGCGGTGGGGCTGTGCGGCAACACGCTGGTCATCTACGTGATCCTGCGCTACGCCAAGATGAAGACGGTCACCAACATCTACATCCTGAACCTGGCGGTGGCCGACGTGCTCTTCATGCTGGGGCTGCCCTTCATCGCGCTGCAGCTGGCGCTCGTCCACTGGCCCTTCGGCCTGGCGCTGTGCCGCGTGGTGATGACCGTCGACTCCTTCAACCAGTTCACCAGCATCTTCTGCCTGACCGTCATGAGCATCGACCGCTACCTGGCCGTGGTGCACCCCATCAAGTCCACCAGGTGGCGCAAGCCGCGCGTGGCCAAGACCATCAACCTGGCGGTGTGGGCGGTGTCGCTGCTGGTCAACCTGCCCGTCATCATCTACAGCGGGCTGAACAGCAACAAGTCGTGCACCATCGTGTGGCCCGAGCCGCAGGAGGCCTACTACACCGCCTTCATCTTCTACACCTTCCTGCTCGGCTTCTTCCTGCCCCTGCTGGTCATCTGCCTCTGCTACCTGCTCATCATCATCAAGGTGAGCACCACACACCTTCACATTCTCTTACAGTGCACATTATCATCAACGTGAGCACCAACTGCATTCACATTCACGTACACTGATCTTTCATGATCCTGTTCATTACCACCAAGCACATTCACTTACTCTGATCTTTCATGATTCTGCTCATTATCATCAAGCACATTCACTTACATTGATAATCATGATCCTGATGCTCCCACTTATACTGATTATCATCATCAAGGTGAGCACGAACCGCATTCACATTCACTTATACTGATAATCATGATCCTGCTCATTACCACCAAGCACATTCACTTACACTTAGAAATGCTCTCACTTACACTGGTCATCATGATCCTGCTCATTACCATCaagcacattcacattcacttaCACTGATGATTATAATAGTGATATAGAgacggtggtgatgatgatgatagagTTAGTAAAGATGATTGTGATGATGGTGATTATGTTGACAGtgataatgatggtgatgacgatgatgaagaGTGTGATGATGATAGAGTTAGTAAAGATGATGGTGATTATGATGACAGTtataatgatggtgatgattaTGTTAGTGACAGtgataatgatggtgatgagGACGATGATGAAGAGTGTGATGATGATAGAGTTAGTAAAGATGATGGTGATTATGATGACAGtgataatgatggtgatgatgataatgaggattatgatgatgatgatagagTTAGTAAAGatgattgtgatgatgatgatgatgatgatgataatgacagtgataatgatggtgatgatgatgatgatgaagagtgTGGTGATGACAGAGTTAgtaaagatgatgatgatgatgatgattatgttaGTGACATAATCAGTCataatgatggtgatgatgacgatgatcagaatcagctttatttgaCCAAGTGAGTAAGAGCACACAAGCATTCAGTTTGGCCTGAAAGTGACACCCTAGCAACAGATCCATGgcgatgacgacgatgatgatgatgatgataataatgtcAACATTGAAGAAAAGGAGGATTAGGAGAATATCCAGAAAGCAAGATTTGATCTTTTAGCTCAGGAATTCACAGATTTACTCAGATTAAAGGCTCACAGAGTAAATCCAGTTCAGTTGTTCAGTCTGCTGATGAATTGGCCAGACCTGACCCTGTGTCTTGCGTTGCTCTTACGCGTATTATTATCGCTGCTATCAGAGTTAGCATCTCAGTGTTTGAGATTAGCCTCTGGCAGTAGTCCAGTGACGTTAGTCCTGCTGTGGATgttgatgagagagaaaaagagctgAAAGACAGGATTGGGCTGATGAAGTGATAGTTATGACCTTCATGTAGAGGGAAATAATatcacaggaaacaggaagtcatCAGATGCCACATGAGTATAACAGACAGTAACTGTAAAAGAATAACTGGCtgcaatttaaaagaaaagttgcTAATGTGATAAAACCTCAAATTCACTAAAAATGAATGTCATTGGAATGAATTAATGTGTCATATTGGATTAGAAGCGTCTGCTAAAATATCAGTCAACATGAACTTTTAGAGATAGAAATTAGATGACCTTTTTTAGCCAAGTAATAGCATGAGGCAAATATGAATGATTCAGTACTATATTAGTGGGAAAAGATGTGCAGATAGGCCTATGCTATTGCCATTTAGTCATGAAGTGATGTCCAGGACATGAATCTGGTGTGCTTTAATACGTGGGTGGGCATGTAGGCGTAAGGACACAGTCTTATTTTTAGAGCATGATCTATCTGTCAGCTGTGCTTTCTGAAAAGACTGCTAAGTAATGAGATTAAGTGTGATGGCACTGCTAATGGTTTCAGATATTCTGCAAGTGTGTTTGAGAGGACCGGATCACCACAGTGTTTGTGATGGGAGGGTTGTGTCATTTCAGTTAACCACCCAATCGCACCGGAGAGGCATGGCATCGCTAATGGCCTTTGTTAAATCACTTCTCAAAGTGTCTGTTCATATTTTTGAAGAACCGATACAAAGGCCTTGATTT
Encoded here:
- the LOC134077079 gene encoding somatostatin receptor type 2-like, which codes for MEDGWLLLSPPPNLSDPVLYDSGFLPMSNESQPHNNNDTDMDADFQRTTVVITILYFVVCAVGLCGNTLVIYVILRYAKMKTVTNIYILNLAVADVLFMLGLPFIALQLALVHWPFGLALCRVVMTVDSFNQFTSIFCLTVMSIDRYLAVVHPIKSTRWRKPRVAKTINLAVWAVSLLVNLPVIIYSGLNSNKSCTIVWPEPQEAYYTAFIFYTFLLGFFLPLLVICLCYLLIIIKVKSSGIRVGSSKRKRSERKVTRMVSIVVAVFVFCWLPFYVFNVTSVTGSLSSTPALRNTFACVVVLGYANSCANPILYAFLSENFKKSFQNVLCLRRSAGALEEVERSNSQQDKSRMMNDPTDTQSTLLNGDLQTSI